In Gossypium arboreum isolate Shixiya-1 chromosome 5, ASM2569848v2, whole genome shotgun sequence, a single genomic region encodes these proteins:
- the LOC108453433 gene encoding sulfite exporter TauE/SafE family protein 5-like, translating into MKIQNLLSWVSLIFLISQGQSHSTQKHPILDDNLTIESFIHKTLQWRKNTLHLLKLQGNRLELSTSTVVAAVLSFVAASISSAGGIGGGGLFIPILTLVGCLDLKTASSFSAFMVTGGSVANLMFNLGAQSAMFGGKSLIDYDIALLSEPFMLLGVSVGVVCNLVLPEWLITIMFAVFLVWSTIKTCGNGVRLWKKESGRHLGTLDGYGELENGESGEVKSLKEPLVGTEDKESSSRFPWKKLMVLIMVWFSFFAIYLLRGNRYGQGVIPLKPCGIGYWSLSLLQVPLAIAFTAWILCRKESIAGQGPNQQGVVNKLIFPLMALMAGALGGVFGIGGGMLISPLLLQVGVDPEVTAATCSFMVFFSSTMSAFQYLLLGMEHTGTALIFSVICFIASLLGLVVVQKAIERFGRASPIVFSVGTVMALSAILMTTFGALDVWDYSSGNYMGFKLPC; encoded by the exons ATGAAGATTCAGAATTTGCTAAGTTGGGTTTCTCTCATTTTCCTCATCAGCCAGGGCCAATCCCATTCAACGCAAAAACATCCTATTTTAGATgataatctcacaatcgaaagctTCATCCACAAAACTCTCCAATGGAGGAAAAATACTCTTCACCTGTTAAAGTTGCAGGGGAACAGACTGGAGCTATCAACCTCCACAGTGGTAGCAGCAGTGTTGAGCTTCGTAGCTGCCTCCATATCCAGTGCGGGAGGCATTGGTGGGGGAGGGTTGTTTATTCCCATTCTCACCCTCGTGGGTTGTTTAGACCTCAAAACTGCCTCTAGTTTCTCAGCTTTCATGGTGACGGGAGGGTCAGTTGCAAATCTTATGTTTAACTTGGGTGCCCAAAGTGCGATGTTTGGGGGTAAGTCTTTGATTGACTATGATATAGCACTTTTGTCGGAGCCATTCATGTTATTAGGCGTCAGTGTGGGAGTAGTTTGCAACCTTGTGTTACCAGAGTGGTTGATCACCATCATGTTTGCCGTTTTCCTCGTTTGGTCTACCATTAAGACTTGTGGAAACGGGGTCAGGCTTTGGAAAAAGGAATCGGGTCGACATTTAGGAACCTTAGATGGGTACGGAGAACTGGAAAATGGTGAAAGCGGCGAGGTTAAGAGTCTAAAAGAACCTTTGGTGGGTACGGAAGATAAAGAAAGTAGTAGCAGGTTTCCATGGAAGAAACTGATGGTCTTAATTATGGTCTGGTTTTCCTTCTTTGCCATCTATCTCCTTCGTGGGAATCGCTATGGACAG GGTGTCATACCACTGAAGCCTTGTGGAATAGGATATTGGTCTCTCTCCTTGCTTCAAGTTCCCCTCGCCATAGCTTTTACTGCATGGATCCTTTGCAGGAAAGAGTCCATTGCAGGCCAAGGTCCAAATCAGCAG GGGGTGGTTAACAAGCTAATTTTCCCCTTAATGGCTCTAATGGCTGGGGCCTTGGGTGGAGTTTTTGGAATCGGAGGTGGCATGCTTATAAGCCCACTTCTTCTTCAAGTTGGAGTAGACCCCGAG GTGACAGCAGCTACATGTTCTTTCATGGTTTTCTTCTCATCCACGATGTCTGCATTCCAGTACTTATTGTTGGGCATGGAGCACACCGGCACTGCCCTTATATTTTCGGTTATTTGTTTCATTGCATCGCTTCTTGGGCTGGTGGTGGTGCAGAAGGCCATAGAACGGTTCGGAAGGGCATCCCCAATTGTGTTCTCAGTTGGTACAGTCATGGCTCTGAGTGCCATTTTGATGACTACCTTTGGAGCTCTTGATGTTTGGGACTACTCATCAGGAAATTACATGGGATTCAAACTCCCTTGTTGA
- the LOC108453434 gene encoding transcription factor ILR3-like isoform X1 → MISRRQPGAEDLVSSDNPNAWIFDDYGLLEDIPVPGGDLPSLDPSAPIWSSPSLTCSTPLSVEFTESFGNSDSLNETGSRKRMRSGSSSASGSKACREKMRRDKLNDRFLELGSILEPGRSSKVDKAVILVDAARMVTQLRDEAQKLRESNESLQEKINELKAEKNELRDEKQRLKTEKDNLERQVKALGSQPGFVPQAPAIPTPFSTPSQVVGGKLVPFVGYPGVSMWQFLPPAAVDTSQDHMLRPPVA, encoded by the exons ATGATATCCCGGCGGCAACCGGGTGCGGAGGACCTGGTCTCCTCTGACAATCCCAATgcttggatttttgatgattatgGTTTGTTAGAAGACATTCCTGTCCCTGGTGGTGATCTTCCCTCACTTGACCCTTCAGCCCCAATCTGGTCATCTCCCTCCCTTACTTGCTCTACTCCTCTCAG tgttgaattcactgaatcgTTTGGGAATTCAGACAGTCTTAATGAAACAGGCTCCCGAAAAAG GATGAGGTCTGGATCATCCAGTGCATCTGGGTCCAAAGCTTGCAGAGAAAAGATGCGAAGGGATAAGCTAAATGACAG GTTCCTAGAATTGGGTTCTATTCTAGAGCCTGGAAGGTCTTCCAAAGTGGACAAGGCTGTAATATTAGTTGACGCTGCTCGGATGGTTACTCAATTACGGGATGAGGCCCAGAAACTGAGGGAGTCAAATGAGAGTCTGCAGGAGAAGATTAATGAGCTTAAG GCTGAAAAGAACGAACTTCGTGATGAGAAGCAGAGGCTAAAGACCGAGAAAGATAATCTCGAGCGGCAAGTAAAGGCATTAGGTTCTCAACCAGGATTCGTACCTCAGGCTCCTGCTATTCCTACTCCATTTTCTACCCCAAGCCAAGTTGTTGGTGGGAAACTGGTGCCTTTCGTTGGCTATCCCGGAGTTTCCATGTGGCAATTCTTGCCTCCTGCTGCTGTCGATACATCACAGGATCATATGCTCCGCCCTCCTGTTGCATAA
- the LOC108450577 gene encoding thioredoxin-like protein CXXS1, producing MEAPEQHNKSRVVKIDSVESWDFYFNQATNQGCPIVVHFTASWCIPSVTMNPYFEELASAFQDALFLTVDVDDVKEVATRMEVKAMPTFLLMKGGTVVEKLVGANPEEIRKRTDAFMQSNRVYVA from the exons ATGGAGGCTCCAGAGCAGCACAACAAGTCCAGAGTTGTGAAGATTGACTCTGTTGAATCCTGGGACTTCTATTTTAACCAAGCTACAAATCAAGGCTGCCCA ATTGTTGTACACTTTACTGCTTCATGGTGTATTCCTTCAGTGACCATGAACCCCTATTTTGAAGAACTGGCCTCAGCTTTTCAAGATGCCCTGTTTCTCACCGTTGATGTTGATGATGTTAAG GAGGTAGCAACGAGGATGGAGGTGAAGGCAATGCCAACATTTTTACTGATGAAAGGAGGGACTGTAGTAGAGAAGTTGGTGGGAGCAAACCCAGAAGAGATAAGGAAAAGGACTGATGCCTTTATGCAATCCAATCGTGTATATGTCGCATAG
- the LOC108450299 gene encoding gibberellin 2-beta-dioxygenase 8, which produces MDSDPPLLETYKTLFTNSKTSSNNHDHRLVAVEERHLPLIDLSRLSHNETEKERCQKEIARAASQWGFFQVVNHGISMELLEMLREEQVRVFKQPFHHKCREDKFLNFSAGSYRWGTPTSYFLRQLSWSEAFHIPVNDISSTPMEPFATKVAILAQKLAEILAEKLGHKSSFFQESCLPSTCYIRLNRYPPCPIPSDIYGLMPHTDSDFLTILHQDQVGGLQLVKDGQWFAVKPNPEALVINIGDLFQAWSNDCYKSVKHCAVTHPTKERFSAAYFLCPSYETVIESCSMPSVYRKFSFREYRQKVQEDVQLHGYKVGLSRFLV; this is translated from the exons ATGGATTCAGACCCCCCACTTCTGGAGACATACAAGACCCTCTTCACCAACTCCAAGACCTCTTCCAACAACCACGACCACCGCCTTGTCGCGGTGGAGGAACGCCACCTTCCCTTGATTGATCTCAGCCGTTTAAGCCATAACGAGACGGAGAAGGAAAGATGCCAGAAAGAGATAGCTAGGGCTGCAAGTCAATGGGGTTTTTTCCAAGTCGTAAACCATGGAATCTCGATGGAGTTATTGGAGATGTTGAGGGAGGAGCAAGTGAGAGTCTTCAAGCAACCTTTCCACCACAAGTGCAGGGAAGACAAGTTCTTGAATTTCTCCGCTGGTAGTTACCGTTGGGGCACTCCAACGAGCTACTTCCTTAGGCAATTATCGTGGTCTGAAGCTTTCCACATCCCCGTGAACGATATCTCAAG CACACCAATGGAACCGTTTGCCACAAAAGTCGCCATTCTTGCTCAGAAATTAGCTGAAATTTTGGCAGAGAAGTTAGGTCACAAATCGAGTTTTTTCCAGGAAAGTTGTTTGCCAAGCACTTGCTATATCCGGCTGAACAGATACCCACCCTGCCCGATTCCTTCAGACATTTATGGTCTAATGCCACACACTGATAGCGACTTCCTAACTATATTGCACCAAGATCAAGTCGGAGGATTGCAATTAGTGAAGGATGGACAATGGTTTGCTGTTAAACCCAATCCCGAGGCTTTAGTCATCAACATTGGAGATCTATTTCAG GCTTGGAGCAATGATTGTTATAAAAGCGTCAAACATTGTGCGGTGACGCATCCAACGAAAGAAAGGTTTTCAGCAGCATATTTCCTTTGCCCATCGTATGAGACAGTGATAGAGAGTTGCAGCATGCCCTCGGTTTACAGAAAGTTTAGCTTTAGGGAATATAGACAGAAAGTGCAGGAGGATGTTCAACTCCATGGATATAAAGTAGGACTCTCCAGGTTCCttgtataa
- the LOC108450298 gene encoding cysteine-rich receptor-like protein kinase 25, which translates to MKKTMNSLYKPIYLITIFELISFIACQSPTYNYHFCLGPGNDTATASYKSDLTLLLDYMSSNASDKSFYNDSLNGIYSLFLCRGDVSSDVCRVCVSNATQTLTQTCPSDKRAIIWYDQCLFRYSNINFLGQLRLYPRLFMWNGLNNTSPEEGDIGTRGLLYSLVSQAPYKENMFQTNEMVVGNGPGRRYGLVHCSRDLDVGGCSTCLRELLNQTEDCCIGRRGWRILTPSCCIRYEMYSFYEQTSNLPGSAPENEGGVGKGGKSTRKNTIIIASSLAGFLASVLVAGFSYYSPLVRKRRQKEGTSQEILIRSSQGSKAAHWTGESIHLHPSDEDHSGDLHHFNLATIQAATNNFSRENKLGEGGFGPVYKGEMPNGKEIAVKRLSINSKQGLEEFKNEVKLIFKLQHKNLVRLLGYCLEEDEKLLVYEYMANTSLDAFLFDSEKCKVLDWEKRSNIITGTARGLQYLHEDSRLKIIHRDLKANNVLLDDDMNPKISDFGTARTFGGNQMEANTERVVGTYGYMAPEYALEGLFSNKSDVYSFGVLMLEILSGKKNRGFYHQDCGQSLLTYAWLLWNEGKGQELIDPNIAGNCSIQEVLRWIHIALLCVQDDPALRPTMSSAILMLGSKSVNLPQPSTSPYSAARFLQMINLHPLNLPTSEI; encoded by the exons ATGAAGAAAACAATGAATTCCCTTTACAAACCCATATATTTGATCACAATCTTCGAGCTTATTAGCTTCATCGCTTGTCAGTCACCAACATATAATTATCATTTTTGTTTAGGTCCAGGTAATGATACCGCCACTGCAAGCTATAAATCTGACCTTACACTTCTCTTGGATTATATGTCCTCAAATGCTTCCGACAAGAGCTTCTACAACGACAGCTTGAACGGGATTTACAGTCTCTTCCTTTGCCGAGGTGATGTTTCTAGTGATGTGTGTCGGGTTTGTGTCAGCAATGCCACTCAAACACTCACGCAAACGTGCCCTTCTGATAAAAGGGCAATTATTTGGTACGATCAATGCTTGTTTCGATACTCGAACATCAACTTTCTTGGCCAGCTGCGGCTTTATCCAAGGCTGTTCATGTGGAATGGTCTGAACAACACTTCACCTGAAGAGGGGGATATCGGTACCCGAGGTTTGTTATATTCCTTAGTTTCTCAGGCTCCCTATAAGGAGAACATGTTTCAAACAAATGAAATGGTGGTCGGAAACGGACCGGGGCGTAGGTATGGACTCGTTCACTGCAGCAGAGATCTTGATGTCGGCGGCTGTTCTACTTGTTTGAGAGAATTATTAAATCAGACAGAGGATTGCTGCATAGGGAGAAGAGGGTGGCGAATTTTAACTCCAAGTTGCTGTATAAGGTATGAAATGTACTCTTTCTATGAGCAAACATCAAACCTACCAGGATCAGCACCGGAGAATGAAG GAGGAGTAGGTAAGGGAGGGAAAAGCACAAGGAAGAACACGATTATCATTGCATCATCATTGGCAGGCTTTTTGGCATCAGTTCTGGTGGCGGGTTTCTCGTATTATTCGCCCTTAGTCAGGAAGAGAAGACAAAAAG AAGGAACAAGCCAAGAAATATTAATAAGAAGTTCTCAAGGCTCAAAGGCTGCACATTGGACGGGGGAAAGTATTCATCTACATCCATCAGATGAGGATCACAGCGGGGACTTGCATCACTTCAATTTAGCTACCATACAGGCTGCAACAAACAACTTCTCCAGGGAAAATAAGCTTGGAGAAGGTGGTTTTGGACCTGTTTACAAG GGGGAAATGCCCAATGGGAAGGAAATAGCAGTTAAAAGGCTTTCGATCAACTCGAAACAAGGTCTTGAAGAATTCAAGAATGAAGTGAAGCTAATTTTCAAGCTTCAACACAAGAATCTTGTGAGGCTATTGGGATATTGCTTGGAGGAAGATGAAAAGCTTCTTGTCTATGAGTACATGGCTAACACCAGCTTGGATGCTTTTCTGTTTG ATTCTGAAAAATGTAAAGTACTGGACTGGGAAAAACGCTCAAACATCATCACTGGAACAGCAAGAGGTCTTCAATATCTACATGAAGATTCTCGGCTTAAAATAATTCATAGAGATTTGAAGGCTAACAATGTGTTGTTAGATGATGATATGAACCCTAAGATATCGGACTTTGGCACAGCAAGAACGTTTGGAGGCAACCAAATGGAAGCTAATACTGAGAGAGTTGTTGGCACATA TGGATACATGGCACCGGAATATGCGCTAGAAGGATTGTTTTCGAACAAGTCGGATGTTTATAGTTTTGGAGTCCTAATGCTAGAAATATTAAGTGGTAAAAAGAACAGGGGGTTCTACCATCAGGACTGCGGCCAAAGCCTTCTAACATAT GCATGGCTGCTGTGGAATGAAGGCAAAGGACAGGAGTTGATAGATCCAAACATCGCCGGCAATTGCTCGATTCAAGAGGTTCTGAGATGGATACACATTGCATTGTTGTGCGTTCAGGATGACCCTGCACTTAGGCCTACAATGTCATCAGCTATTCTCATGCTTGGGAGCAAATCAGTTAACCTCCCCCAGCCTTCAACATCTCCATATTCAGCAGCAAGATTTTTACAAATGATCAATCTTCATCCACTGAATCTTCCTACCTCAGAGATTTAA
- the LOC108453434 gene encoding transcription factor ILR3-like isoform X3 — protein sequence MGQWCGDFGSGSGGVQVTLKRNNFGKSVEFTESFGNSDSLNETGSRKRMRSGSSSASGSKACREKMRRDKLNDRFLELGSILEPGRSSKVDKAVILVDAARMVTQLRDEAQKLRESNESLQEKINELKAEKNELRDEKQRLKTEKDNLERQVKALGSQPGFVPQAPAIPTPFSTPSQVVGGKLVPFVGYPGVSMWQFLPPAAVDTSQDHMLRPPVA from the exons ATGGGGCAGTGGTGTGGTGACTTTGGTTCTGGCAGTGGTGGAGTGCAAGTGACATTAAAAAGAAACAACTTTGGGAAAAG tgttgaattcactgaatcgTTTGGGAATTCAGACAGTCTTAATGAAACAGGCTCCCGAAAAAG GATGAGGTCTGGATCATCCAGTGCATCTGGGTCCAAAGCTTGCAGAGAAAAGATGCGAAGGGATAAGCTAAATGACAG GTTCCTAGAATTGGGTTCTATTCTAGAGCCTGGAAGGTCTTCCAAAGTGGACAAGGCTGTAATATTAGTTGACGCTGCTCGGATGGTTACTCAATTACGGGATGAGGCCCAGAAACTGAGGGAGTCAAATGAGAGTCTGCAGGAGAAGATTAATGAGCTTAAG GCTGAAAAGAACGAACTTCGTGATGAGAAGCAGAGGCTAAAGACCGAGAAAGATAATCTCGAGCGGCAAGTAAAGGCATTAGGTTCTCAACCAGGATTCGTACCTCAGGCTCCTGCTATTCCTACTCCATTTTCTACCCCAAGCCAAGTTGTTGGTGGGAAACTGGTGCCTTTCGTTGGCTATCCCGGAGTTTCCATGTGGCAATTCTTGCCTCCTGCTGCTGTCGATACATCACAGGATCATATGCTCCGCCCTCCTGTTGCATAA
- the LOC108453434 gene encoding transcription factor ILR3-like isoform X2, with the protein MISRRQPGAEDLVSSDNPNAWIFDDYGLLEDIPVPGGDLPSLDPSAPIWSSPSLTCSTPLSVEFTESFGNSDSLNETGSRKRFLELGSILEPGRSSKVDKAVILVDAARMVTQLRDEAQKLRESNESLQEKINELKAEKNELRDEKQRLKTEKDNLERQVKALGSQPGFVPQAPAIPTPFSTPSQVVGGKLVPFVGYPGVSMWQFLPPAAVDTSQDHMLRPPVA; encoded by the exons ATGATATCCCGGCGGCAACCGGGTGCGGAGGACCTGGTCTCCTCTGACAATCCCAATgcttggatttttgatgattatgGTTTGTTAGAAGACATTCCTGTCCCTGGTGGTGATCTTCCCTCACTTGACCCTTCAGCCCCAATCTGGTCATCTCCCTCCCTTACTTGCTCTACTCCTCTCAG tgttgaattcactgaatcgTTTGGGAATTCAGACAGTCTTAATGAAACAGGCTCCCGAAAAAG GTTCCTAGAATTGGGTTCTATTCTAGAGCCTGGAAGGTCTTCCAAAGTGGACAAGGCTGTAATATTAGTTGACGCTGCTCGGATGGTTACTCAATTACGGGATGAGGCCCAGAAACTGAGGGAGTCAAATGAGAGTCTGCAGGAGAAGATTAATGAGCTTAAG GCTGAAAAGAACGAACTTCGTGATGAGAAGCAGAGGCTAAAGACCGAGAAAGATAATCTCGAGCGGCAAGTAAAGGCATTAGGTTCTCAACCAGGATTCGTACCTCAGGCTCCTGCTATTCCTACTCCATTTTCTACCCCAAGCCAAGTTGTTGGTGGGAAACTGGTGCCTTTCGTTGGCTATCCCGGAGTTTCCATGTGGCAATTCTTGCCTCCTGCTGCTGTCGATACATCACAGGATCATATGCTCCGCCCTCCTGTTGCATAA